A genomic window from Triticum urartu cultivar G1812 chromosome 7, Tu2.1, whole genome shotgun sequence includes:
- the LOC125518878 gene encoding glutaredoxin-C8 — MASTTFRRFGVAAAAAAFIALAAFGSASASKTAFVKSTVKAHDVVIFSKSYCPYCKRAKAVFKELELKKDPYVVELDQREDGGEIQDALSDMVGRRTVPQVFIRGKHLGGSDDTVDAYESGELAKLLNISVKDDL; from the exons ATGGCGTCGACGACGTTCCGGCGCTtcggcgtggcggcggcggccgccgcGTTCATCGCGCTCGCGGCCTTCGGATCCGCCTCGGCGTCCAAGACGGCCTTCGTCAAGTCCACCGTCAAGGCCCACGACGTCGTCATCTTCTCCAAGTCCTACTGCCC GTATTGTAAAAGGGCGAAGGCTGTGTTTAAGGAGCTTGAACTGAAGAAGGACCCATATGTCGTCGAGCTTGATCAGCGAG AGGATGGTGGGGAAATCCAGGATGCCTTATCCGACATGGTTGGCAGGCGTACTGTTCCTCAGGTTTTTATCCGAGGAAAGCACTTGGGAGGCTCTGATG ATACTGTTGATGCATATGAAAGTGGGGAGCTGGCTAAACTTCTGAACATCAGTGTCAAGGACGATCTTTGA
- the LOC125518877 gene encoding 30S ribosomal protein S6-like, with the protein MPLYDCMLMVKPMVTKEAIAELVARVAGRAYQRNGVVTELKSFGKVHLGYGIRKLDGRHFQGQLIQMTMMVPPSFTKELHYLNKEDRLLRWLVVKHRDAVYGLEFINEDDGRYEMDSFGRNTASTQDDDDVDEYDDDDDDDDEYQAEEE; encoded by the exons ATGCCGCTGTATGACTGCATGCTGATGGTGAAACCGATGGTGACCAAGGAGGCCATAGCGGAGCTTGTGGCGCGGGTGGCGGGTCGCGCCTACCAGCGCAACGGCGTTGTCACCGAGCTCAAATCCTTTGGCAAAGTGCACCTAGGCTACGGCATCAGGAAGCTTGACGGCCGCCACTTCCAG GGTCAACTTATACAAATGACCATGATGGTTCCACCTTCCTTTACTAAGGAACTGCACTATCTAAACAAGGAGGACCGGCTGCTTCGCTGGTTGGTAGTGAAGCACAGGGATGCGGTGTATGGTCTGGAGTTCATCAACGAGGATGATGGGAGGTATGAGATGGACAGCTTCGGCCGTAACACTGCTAGTACTcaagatgatgatgatgttgatgaatatgatgatgacgacgacgatgatgacgAGTACCAGGCCGAGGAAGAGTAG